In one window of Escherichia coli DSM 30083 = JCM 1649 = ATCC 11775 DNA:
- the usg gene encoding aspartate-semialdehyde dehydrogenase: MSEGWNIAVLGATGAVGEALLETLAERQFPVGEIYALARNESAGEQLRFGGKTITVQDAAEFDWTQAQLAFFVAGKEATATWVEEATNSGCLVIDSSGLFALEPDVPLVVPEVNPFVLTDYRNRNVIAVPDSLTSQLLAALKPLIDQGGLSRISVTSLISASAQGKKAVDALAGQSAKLLNGIPIDEEDFFGRQLAFNMLPLLPDSEGSVREERRIVDEVRKILQDEGLMISASVVQAPVFYGHAQMVNFEALRPLAAEEARDAFAQGEDIVLSEENEFPTQVGDASGSPHLSVGCVRNDYGMPEQVQFWSVADNVRFGGALMAVKIAEKLVQEYLY; encoded by the coding sequence ATGTCTGAAGGCTGGAACATTGCCGTCCTGGGCGCAACTGGCGCTGTGGGCGAAGCCCTGCTTGAAACGCTGGCTGAACGTCAGTTCCCGGTTGGGGAAATTTATGCACTGGCACGTAACGAAAGCGCAGGCGAACAACTGCGCTTTGGTGGTAAGACAATCACCGTGCAGGATGCCGCTGAATTCGACTGGACGCAGGCGCAGCTGGCGTTTTTTGTCGCAGGCAAAGAAGCTACCGCTACCTGGGTTGAAGAAGCAACCAACTCAGGTTGTCTGGTGATCGACAGCAGCGGATTGTTTGCTCTCGAACCCGACGTACCGCTGGTGGTGCCGGAAGTAAACCCGTTTGTACTGACCGATTACCGCAACCGGAATGTCATCGCCGTACCAGACAGTCTGACCAGCCAACTGCTGGCGGCACTGAAACCGTTAATCGATCAGGGCGGTTTGTCGCGTATCAGCGTTACCAGCCTGATTTCAGCCTCCGCCCAGGGTAAAAAAGCGGTCGATGCGTTAGCGGGGCAGAGTGCTAAATTACTCAATGGCATTCCGATTGACGAAGAAGATTTCTTCGGGCGTCAGCTGGCGTTCAACATGCTGCCGTTACTGCCGGATAGCGAAGGTAGCGTGCGTGAAGAACGTCGTATCGTTGACGAAGTACGCAAAATCCTGCAGGACGAAGGGCTGATGATTTCGGCAAGCGTCGTCCAGGCACCGGTATTCTACGGTCATGCCCAGATGGTCAACTTTGAAGCACTGCGTCCGCTGGCGGCAGAAGAAGCGCGTGATGCGTTTGCTCAGGGCGAAGATATTGTGCTCTCTGAAGAGAACGAATTCCCGACTCAGGTAGGAGATGCTTCTGGTAGTCCGCATCTTTCTGTTGGCTGCGTACGTAATGACTACGGTATGCCGGAGCAAGTCCAGTTCTGGTCGGTGGCCGATAACGTTCGCTTTGGCGGCGCGCTGATGGCAGTAAAAATCGCCGAGAAACTGGTGCAGGAGTATCTGTACTAA
- the truA gene encoding tRNA pseudouridine(38-40) synthase TruA, translating to MSDQQQPPVYKIALGIEYDGSRYYGWQRQNEVRSVQEKLEKALSQVANEPITVFCAGRTDAGVHGTGQVVHFETTAQRKDAAWTLGVNANLPGDIAVRWVKAVPDDFHARFSATARRYRYIIYNHRLRPAVLSKGVTHFYEPLDAERMHRAAQCLLGENDFTSFRAVQCQSRTPWRNVMHINVTRHGPYVVVDIKANAFVHHMVRNIVGSLMEVGAHNQPESWIAELLAAKDRTLAAATAKAEGLYLVAVDYPDRYDLPKPPMGPLFLAD from the coding sequence ATGTCCGACCAGCAACAACCGCCAGTTTATAAAATTGCGCTGGGCATTGAGTACGACGGCAGTAGGTATTACGGCTGGCAACGGCAGAATGAAGTCCGCAGTGTGCAGGAGAAGCTGGAAAAGGCGCTCTCCCAGGTGGCGAACGAACCCATCACCGTCTTCTGCGCCGGGCGTACTGACGCAGGGGTACACGGTACCGGGCAGGTGGTGCATTTCGAAACGACCGCGCAGCGCAAAGACGCTGCGTGGACGTTAGGCGTAAATGCGAATTTACCTGGTGACATCGCCGTGCGTTGGGTTAAAGCTGTACCTGATGATTTTCATGCCCGATTTAGCGCCACGGCTCGCCGTTATCGCTACATCATCTACAATCATCGGCTGCGCCCGGCGGTACTGAGTAAAGGAGTAACCCATTTTTACGAGCCGCTGGACGCTGAACGGATGCATCGGGCTGCGCAATGCTTGCTGGGCGAGAATGATTTCACCTCGTTCCGTGCGGTGCAGTGTCAGTCCCGGACCCCGTGGCGCAACGTTATGCATATTAATGTCACGCGTCACGGTCCTTATGTGGTGGTAGATATCAAAGCGAATGCCTTTGTACATCATATGGTCAGGAATATTGTCGGCAGCCTGATGGAAGTCGGTGCCCACAACCAGCCGGAGAGCTGGATAGCAGAGTTGCTGGCGGCAAAGGACAGAACGCTGGCGGCAGCAACGGCAAAAGCGGAAGGGCTATATCTGGTCGCGGTGGATTACCCTGACCGATATGATCTTCCAAAACCGCCAATGGGCCCGCTATTTCTGGCGGACTAA
- the dedA gene encoding DedA family protein has translation MDLIYFLIDFILHIDVHLAELVAEYGVWVYAILFLILFCETGLVVTPFLPGDSLLFVAGALASLETNDLNVHMMVVLMLIAAIVGDAVNYTIGRLFGEKLFSNPNSKIFRRSYLDKTHQFYEKHGGKTIILARFVPIVRTFAPFVAGMGHMSYRHFAAYNVIGALLWVLLFTYAGYFFGTLPFIQSNLKLMIVGIIFVSILPGVFEFIRHKRAAARAAK, from the coding sequence ATGGACCTGATTTATTTCCTCATCGATTTTATCCTGCACATTGACGTGCATCTGGCAGAGCTGGTCGCGGAGTACGGCGTCTGGGTTTATGCCATTTTGTTCTTAATTTTGTTCTGTGAAACCGGTCTGGTGGTAACGCCGTTTTTACCGGGTGATTCATTGCTGTTTGTTGCCGGAGCGTTGGCATCACTGGAGACCAACGATCTCAACGTCCATATGATGGTGGTGCTGATGCTGATCGCCGCGATTGTGGGTGACGCGGTCAATTACACTATCGGGCGGTTGTTCGGTGAAAAGTTATTCAGTAATCCCAATTCGAAAATTTTCCGTCGCAGTTATCTCGACAAAACCCATCAGTTTTATGAGAAACATGGCGGCAAAACGATTATTCTCGCCCGTTTTGTGCCGATCGTCAGAACGTTCGCCCCGTTTGTTGCGGGAATGGGCCACATGTCGTACCGTCATTTCGCCGCTTATAACGTGATTGGCGCACTGTTGTGGGTACTGCTTTTTACCTACGCAGGCTATTTCTTCGGCACGCTCCCCTTCATTCAGAGCAACCTTAAACTGATGATTGTTGGCATTATTTTTGTTTCAATATTGCCAGGTGTTTTCGAATTTATTCGCCACAAACGCGCAGCGGCACGCGCCGCAAAATAA
- the accD gene encoding acetyl-CoA carboxylase, carboxyltransferase subunit beta — protein MSWIERIKSNITPTRKASIPEGVWTKCDSCGQVLYRAELERNLEVCPKCDHHMRMTARNRLHSLLDEGSLVELGSELEPKDVLKFRDSKKYKDRLASAQKETGEKDALVVMKGTLYGMPVVAAAFEFAFMGGSMGSVVGARFVRAVEQALEDNCPLICFSASGGARMQEALMSLMQMAKTSAALAKMQERGLPYISVLTDPTMGGVSASFAMLGDLNIAEPKALIGFAGPRVIEQTVREKLPPGFQRSEFLIEKGAIDMIVRRPEMRLKLASILAKLMNLPAPNPEAPREGVVVPPVPDQEPEA, from the coding sequence ATGAGCTGGATTGAACGAATTAAAAGCAACATTACTCCCACCCGCAAGGCGAGCATTCCTGAAGGGGTGTGGACTAAGTGTGATAGCTGCGGTCAGGTTTTATACCGCGCTGAGCTGGAACGTAATCTTGAGGTCTGTCCGAAGTGTGACCATCACATGCGTATGACAGCGCGTAATCGCCTGCATAGCCTGTTAGATGAAGGAAGCCTTGTGGAGCTGGGTAGCGAGCTTGAGCCGAAAGATGTGCTGAAGTTTCGTGACTCCAAGAAGTATAAAGACCGTCTGGCATCTGCGCAGAAAGAAACCGGCGAAAAAGATGCGCTGGTGGTGATGAAAGGCACTCTGTATGGAATGCCGGTTGTCGCTGCGGCATTCGAGTTCGCCTTTATGGGCGGTTCCATGGGATCTGTGGTAGGTGCGCGTTTCGTGCGTGCCGTTGAGCAGGCGCTGGAAGATAACTGCCCACTGATCTGCTTCTCCGCCTCTGGTGGCGCACGTATGCAGGAAGCACTGATGTCGCTGATGCAGATGGCGAAAACCTCTGCGGCACTGGCAAAAATGCAGGAGCGCGGCTTGCCGTACATCTCCGTGCTGACCGACCCGACCATGGGCGGTGTTTCTGCAAGTTTCGCCATGCTGGGCGATCTCAACATCGCTGAACCGAAAGCGTTAATTGGCTTTGCCGGTCCGCGAGTTATCGAACAGACCGTTCGCGAAAAACTGCCGCCAGGATTCCAGCGCAGTGAATTCCTGATCGAGAAGGGCGCGATCGACATGATCGTCCGTCGTCCGGAAATGCGCCTGAAACTGGCGAGCATTCTGGCGAAGTTGATGAATCTGCCAGCGCCGAATCCTGAAGCGCCGCGTGAAGGCGTAGTGGTGCCACCGGTACCGGATCAGGAACCTGAGGCCTGA
- the folC gene encoding bifunctional tetrahydrofolate synthase/dihydrofolate synthase, with protein MIIKRTPQAASPLASWLSYLENLHSKTIDLGLERVSQVAARLGVLKPAPFVFTVAGTNGKGTTCRTLESILMAAGYKVGVYSSPHLVRYTERVRVQGQELPESAHTASFAEIESARGDISLTYFEYGTLSALWLFKQAQLDVVILEVGLGGRLDATNIVDADVAVVTSIALDHTDWLGPDRESIGREKAGIFRSEKPAIVGEPEMPSTIADVAQEKGALLQRRGVEWNYSVTDHDWTFSDAHGTLENLPLPLVPQPNAATALAALRASGLEVSENAIRDGIASAILPGRFQIVSESPRVIFDVAHNPHAAEYLTGRMKALPKNGRVLAVIGMLHDKDIAGTLAWLKSVVDDWYCAPLEGPRGATAEQLLEHLGNGKSFDSVAQAWDAAMADAKAEDTVLVCGSFHTVAHVMEVIDARRSGGK; from the coding sequence ATGATTATCAAACGCACTCCTCAAGCCGCGTCGCCTCTGGCTTCGTGGCTTTCTTATCTGGAAAACCTGCACAGTAAAACTATCGATCTCGGCCTTGAGCGCGTGAGCCAGGTCGCGGCGCGTCTTGGCGTTCTGAAACCAGCGCCATTTGTGTTTACCGTTGCGGGTACTAATGGCAAAGGCACCACCTGCCGTACGCTGGAGTCGATTCTGATGGCGGCAGGGTACAAAGTGGGCGTCTACAGTTCGCCGCATCTGGTGCGTTATACCGAGCGCGTACGTGTGCAGGGTCAGGAATTGCCGGAATCGGCCCACACCGCTTCTTTTGCGGAGATTGAATCGGCACGCGGTGATATTTCCCTGACCTATTTCGAGTACGGTACGCTCTCGGCGTTGTGGCTGTTCAAGCAGGCACAACTTGACGTAGTGATTCTGGAAGTAGGGCTGGGCGGTCGTCTGGACGCAACCAATATTGTCGATGCCGATGTCGCGGTAGTAACCAGTATTGCGCTGGATCATACCGACTGGCTGGGGCCAGATCGTGAAAGTATTGGTCGCGAGAAAGCAGGTATCTTTCGCAGCGAAAAACCGGCAATTGTCGGTGAGCCGGAGATGCCTTCTACCATTGCTGATGTGGCGCAGGAAAAAGGTGCACTGCTACAACGTCGGGGCGTTGAGTGGAACTATTCCGTCACCGATCATGACTGGACGTTTAGCGATGCTCACGGCACGCTGGAAAATCTGCCGTTGCCGCTTGTCCCGCAACCGAATGCCGCAACGGCGCTGGCGGCACTGCGTGCCAGCGGGCTGGAGGTCAGTGAAAATGCCATTCGCGACGGGATTGCCAGCGCAATTTTGCCGGGACGTTTCCAGATTGTGAGCGAGTCGCCACGCGTTATTTTTGATGTCGCGCATAATCCACATGCGGCGGAATATCTCACCGGGCGTATGAAAGCGCTACCGAAAAACGGGCGCGTGCTGGCGGTTATCGGTATGCTACATGATAAAGATATTGCCGGAACTCTGGCCTGGTTGAAAAGCGTGGTTGATGACTGGTATTGTGCGCCACTGGAAGGGCCGCGCGGTGCCACGGCAGAACAACTGCTTGAGCATTTGGGTAACGGCAAATCATTTGATAGCGTTGCGCAGGCATGGGATGCCGCAATGGCGGACGCTAAAGCGGAAGACACCGTGCTGGTGTGTGGTTCGTTCCACACGGTCGCACATGTCATGGAAGTGATTGACGCGAGGAGAAGCGGTGGCAAGTAA
- the dedD gene encoding cell division protein DedD, which translates to MASKFQNRLVGTIVLVALGVIVLPGLLDGQKKHYQDEFAAIPLVPKAGDRDEPDMMPAATQALPTQPPEGAAEEVRAGDAAAPSLDPATIAANNTEFEPEPAPVVPPKPKPVEPPKPKVEAPPAPKPEPKPVVEEKAAPTGKAYVVQLGALKNADKVNEIVGKLRGAGYRVYTSPSTPVQGKITRILVGPDASKDKLKGSLGELKQLSGLSGVVMGYTPN; encoded by the coding sequence GTGGCAAGTAAGTTTCAGAATCGGTTAGTGGGCACGATCGTGCTGGTAGCGCTGGGGGTGATTGTACTTCCAGGGCTGCTGGACGGGCAGAAAAAACATTATCAGGATGAGTTCGCGGCTATCCCGCTGGTGCCAAAAGCGGGCGATCGCGATGAGCCTGATATGATGCCAGCCGCCACCCAGGCGTTGCCGACGCAGCCGCCGGAAGGCGCAGCGGAAGAGGTACGGGCAGGTGATGCCGCAGCACCGTCGCTCGATCCGGCCACTATTGCAGCCAATAACACCGAGTTTGAACCGGAACCTGCACCGGTCGTCCCACCGAAGCCGAAACCGGTGGAGCCGCCTAAGCCGAAGGTTGAAGCACCACCTGCGCCGAAGCCAGAACCGAAGCCGGTCGTGGAAGAAAAAGCAGCGCCAACGGGTAAAGCCTATGTTGTGCAACTGGGCGCGCTGAAAAATGCCGATAAAGTGAATGAGATTGTCGGTAAGCTGCGCGGTGCCGGTTATCGGGTTTATACGTCGCCATCCACGCCAGTGCAGGGTAAAATTACCCGTATTCTGGTTGGGCCAGATGCCTCGAAAGATAAGCTGAAAGGATCGCTGGGTGAGCTCAAGCAGCTTTCTGGCTTAAGTGGCGTGGTAATGGGCTATACACCGAATTAA
- the cvpA gene encoding colicin V production protein, with translation MVWIDYAIIAVIAFSSLVSLIRGFVREVLSLVTWGCAFFVASHYYTYLSVWFTGFEDELVRNGIAIAVLFIATLIVGAIVNFVIGQLVEKTGLSGTDRVLGVCFGALRGVLIVAAILFFLDSFTGVSKSEDWSKSQLIPQFSFIIRWFFDYLQSSSSFLPRA, from the coding sequence ATGGTCTGGATTGATTACGCCATAATCGCGGTGATTGCTTTTTCCTCTCTGGTTAGCCTGATCCGCGGCTTTGTTCGTGAAGTGTTATCGCTGGTGACATGGGGTTGTGCTTTCTTTGTTGCCAGTCATTACTACACTTACCTGTCAGTCTGGTTTACGGGCTTTGAAGACGAACTGGTTCGAAATGGGATTGCCATCGCGGTACTGTTTATCGCTACCCTGATCGTTGGTGCTATCGTGAACTTCGTGATAGGCCAGTTGGTGGAGAAAACGGGGTTGTCAGGCACCGATCGGGTGTTGGGCGTCTGTTTCGGTGCGTTGCGCGGTGTGTTGATTGTTGCTGCCATTCTCTTCTTTCTCGACTCCTTTACCGGGGTGTCGAAAAGCGAAGACTGGAGCAAATCACAGCTGATCCCGCAGTTCAGTTTTATCATCAGATGGTTTTTTGATTATCTGCAAAGCTCGTCAAGTTTCTTGCCCAGAGCGTAA
- the purF gene encoding amidophosphoribosyltransferase, protein MCGIVGIAGVMPVNQSIYDALTVLQHRGQDAAGIITIDANNCFRLRKANGLVSDVFEARHMQRLQGNMGIGHVRYPTAGSSSASEAQPFYVNSPYGITLAHNGNLTNAHELRKKLFEEKRRHINTTSDSEILLNIFASELDNFRHYPLEADNIFAAIAATNRLIRGAYACVAMIIGHGMVAFRDPNGIRPLVLGKRDIDENRTEYMVASESVALDTLGFDFLRDVAPGEAIYITEEGQLFTRQCADNPVSNPCLFEYVYFARPDSFIDKISVYSARVNMGTKLGEKIAREWEDLDIDVVIPIPETSCDIALEIARILGKPYRQGFVKNRYVGRTFIMPGQQLRRKSVRRKLNANRAEFRDKNVLLVDDSIVRGTTSEQIIEMAREAGAKKVYLASAAPEIRFPNVYGIDMPSATELIAHGREVDEIRQIIGADGLIFQDLNDLIEAVRAENPDIQQFECSVFNGVYVTKDVDQGYLDFLDTLRNDDAKAVQRQNEVENLEMHNEG, encoded by the coding sequence ATGTGCGGTATTGTCGGTATCGCCGGTGTTATGCCGGTTAACCAGTCGATTTATGATGCCTTAACGGTGCTTCAGCATCGCGGTCAGGATGCCGCCGGCATCATCACCATAGATGCCAATAACTGCTTCCGTTTGCGTAAAGCGAACGGGCTGGTGAGCGATGTATTTGAAGCTCGCCATATGCAGCGTTTGCAGGGCAATATGGGCATTGGTCATGTGCGTTACCCCACGGCTGGCAGCTCCAGCGCCTCTGAAGCGCAGCCGTTTTACGTTAACTCCCCGTATGGCATTACGCTTGCCCACAACGGCAATCTGACCAACGCTCACGAGTTGCGTAAAAAACTGTTTGAAGAAAAACGCCGCCACATCAACACCACTTCCGACTCGGAAATTCTGCTTAATATCTTCGCCAGCGAGCTGGACAACTTCCGCCACTACCCGCTGGAAGCCGACAACATTTTCGCCGCCATCGCTGCTACAAACCGCTTAATCCGCGGCGCGTATGCCTGTGTGGCGATGATCATCGGCCACGGTATGGTTGCTTTCCGCGATCCTAACGGGATTCGTCCGCTGGTACTGGGAAAACGTGATATTGACGAGAACCGCACAGAATATATGGTCGCTTCCGAAAGCGTTGCGCTCGATACGCTGGGCTTTGATTTCCTGCGTGACGTCGCGCCGGGCGAAGCGATTTACATCACTGAAGAAGGACAGTTGTTTACCCGTCAATGTGCTGACAATCCGGTCAGCAATCCGTGCCTGTTTGAGTATGTATACTTTGCCCGCCCGGACTCGTTCATCGACAAAATTTCCGTTTACAGCGCGCGCGTGAATATGGGCACCAAACTGGGCGAAAAAATTGCCCGCGAATGGGAAGATCTGGATATCGACGTGGTGATCCCTATTCCGGAAACCTCGTGTGATATCGCGCTGGAAATTGCGCGTATTCTGGGCAAACCGTACCGCCAGGGCTTCGTTAAAAACCGCTATGTTGGCCGCACCTTCATCATGCCGGGTCAGCAGCTGCGTCGTAAGTCCGTGCGCCGTAAACTGAACGCCAACCGCGCCGAGTTCCGCGATAAAAACGTCCTGCTGGTCGACGACTCTATCGTCCGTGGCACCACTTCTGAGCAGATTATTGAGATGGCACGCGAAGCCGGAGCGAAGAAAGTGTACCTCGCTTCTGCGGCACCGGAAATTCGCTTCCCGAACGTTTACGGTATCGATATGCCGAGCGCCACGGAACTGATCGCTCACGGTCGCGAAGTAGATGAAATTCGCCAGATCATCGGTGCTGACGGGTTGATTTTCCAGGATCTGAACGATCTGATCGAAGCCGTTCGCGCTGAAAACCCGGATATCCAGCAGTTTGAATGCTCGGTGTTCAACGGCGTCTACGTCACCAAAGACGTTGATCAGGGCTACCTCGATTTCCTCGATACTTTACGTAATGACGACGCCAAAGCAGTGCAACGTCAGAACGAAGTGGAAAATCTCGAAATGCATAACGAAGGATGA
- the ubiX gene encoding flavin prenyltransferase UbiX, whose translation MKRLIVGISGASGAIYGVRLLQVLRDVTDIETHLVMSQAARQTLSLETDFSLREVQALADVTHDARDIAASISSGSFQTLGMVILPCSIKTLSGIVHSYTDGLLTRAADVVLKERRPLVLCVRETPLHLGHLRLMTQAAEIGAVIMPPVPAFYHRPQSLDDVINQTVNRVLDQFAVTLPEDLFARWQGA comes from the coding sequence ATGAAACGACTCATTGTAGGCATCAGCGGTGCCAGCGGCGCGATTTATGGCGTGCGTTTATTACAGGTTCTGCGCGATGTCACAGATATCGAAACGCATCTGGTAATGAGCCAGGCGGCGCGCCAGACCTTATCCCTCGAAACGGATTTTTCCCTGCGCGAAGTGCAGGCGTTAGCTGATGTGACACACGATGCGCGCGATATTGCTGCCAGCATTTCTTCCGGTTCTTTCCAGACGTTGGGGATGGTGATTTTACCCTGTTCAATCAAAACCCTGTCCGGCATTGTCCATAGCTATACTGATGGCTTACTGACCCGTGCGGCAGATGTGGTGCTGAAAGAGCGTCGCCCGTTGGTGCTCTGCGTGCGTGAAACGCCACTGCACTTAGGCCATCTGCGTTTAATGACTCAGGCGGCAGAAATCGGTGCGGTGATTATGCCTCCCGTTCCGGCGTTTTATCATCGCCCACAATCCCTTGATGATGTGATAAATCAGACGGTTAATCGTGTTCTTGACCAGTTTGCGGTAACCCTTCCTGAAGATCTCTTTGCCCGCTGGCAGGGCGCATAA
- the argT gene encoding lysine/arginine/ornithine ABC transporter substrate-binding protein ArgT: MKKSILALSLLVGLSAAASSYAALPETVRIGTDTTYAPFSSKDAKGDFVGFDIDLGNEMCKRMQVKCTWVASDFDALIPSLKAKKIDTIISSLSITDKRQQEIAFSDKLYAADSRLIAAKGSPIQPTLDSLKGKHVGVLQGSTQEAYANETWRSKGVDVVAYANQDLVYSDLAAGRLDAALQDEVAASEGFLKQPAGKDFAFAGPSVKDKKYFGDGTGVGLRKDDAELTAAFNKALNELRQDGTYDKMAKKYFDFNVYGD, translated from the coding sequence ATGAAGAAGTCGATTCTCGCTCTGTCTTTGTTAGTCGGTCTCTCCGCAGCGGCTTCCAGCTATGCGGCGCTACCGGAGACGGTACGTATCGGAACCGATACCACCTACGCACCGTTCTCATCGAAAGATGCCAAAGGTGACTTTGTTGGCTTTGATATCGATCTCGGTAACGAGATGTGCAAACGGATGCAGGTGAAATGTACCTGGGTTGCCAGTGACTTTGACGCGCTGATCCCCTCACTGAAAGCGAAAAAAATCGACACCATTATTTCGTCGCTCTCCATTACCGATAAACGTCAGCAGGAGATAGCCTTCTCTGACAAGCTGTACGCCGCAGATTCTCGTTTGATTGCCGCCAAAGGTTCACCGATTCAGCCAACGCTGGATTCACTGAAAGGTAAACATGTTGGTGTGCTGCAGGGATCAACCCAGGAAGCATACGCTAACGAGACCTGGCGTAGCAAAGGCGTGGATGTGGTGGCCTATGCCAACCAGGATTTGGTCTATTCCGATCTGGCTGCAGGACGTCTGGATGCTGCGTTACAAGATGAAGTTGCTGCCAGCGAAGGTTTCCTTAAGCAACCCGCCGGTAAAGATTTCGCCTTTGCAGGCCCATCAGTGAAAGACAAAAAATACTTCGGTGACGGCACCGGTGTAGGGCTGCGTAAAGATGATGCTGAACTGACGGCGGCCTTCAATAAGGCGCTTAACGAGCTGCGTCAGGACGGCACCTACGACAAGATGGCGAAAAAGTATTTCGACTTTAATGTCTACGGTGACTGA
- the hisJ gene encoding histidine ABC transporter substrate-binding protein HisJ, giving the protein MKKLVLSLSLVLAFSSATAAFAAIPQNIRIGTDPTYAPFESKNSQGELVGFDIDLAKELCKRINTQCTFVENPLDALIPSLKAKKIDAIMSSLSITEKRQQEIAFTDKLYAADSRLVVAKNSDIQPTVESLKGKRIGVLQGTTQETFGNEHWAPKGIEIVSYQGQDNIYSDLTARRIDAAFQDEVAASEGFLKQPVGKDYKFGGPSVKDEKLFGVGTGMGLRKEDNELREALNKAFAEMRADGTYEKLAKKYFDFDVYGG; this is encoded by the coding sequence ATGAAAAAACTGGTGCTATCGCTCTCTCTGGTTCTGGCCTTCTCCAGCGCAACTGCGGCATTTGCTGCGATTCCGCAAAACATCCGCATCGGTACCGATCCGACCTATGCGCCATTTGAATCAAAAAATTCACAAGGTGAACTGGTTGGCTTCGATATCGATCTGGCGAAGGAGTTGTGCAAACGCATCAATACGCAATGTACGTTTGTCGAAAACCCACTCGATGCGTTAATCCCGTCCTTAAAAGCGAAGAAGATTGACGCCATCATGTCATCGCTTTCCATTACGGAAAAACGTCAGCAAGAAATAGCCTTCACCGACAAACTGTACGCTGCCGATTCTCGTTTGGTGGTGGCGAAAAATTCCGACATTCAGCCGACAGTCGAATCGCTGAAAGGCAAACGGATAGGCGTATTGCAGGGCACCACCCAGGAGACGTTCGGTAACGAACACTGGGCACCAAAAGGCATTGAAATCGTTTCTTATCAGGGGCAGGACAATATTTATTCTGACCTGACTGCCAGACGTATTGATGCCGCGTTCCAGGATGAGGTCGCAGCCAGCGAAGGTTTCCTCAAACAACCCGTCGGTAAAGATTACAAATTCGGTGGCCCGTCTGTTAAAGATGAAAAACTGTTTGGCGTAGGGACCGGCATGGGCCTGCGTAAAGAAGATAACGAACTGCGCGAGGCACTGAACAAAGCCTTTGCCGAAATGCGCGCTGACGGTACTTACGAGAAATTAGCGAAAAAGTACTTCGATTTTGATGTTTATGGTGGTTAA
- the hisQ gene encoding histidine ABC transporter permease HisQ produces the protein MLYGFSGVILQGALVTLELAISSVVLAVIIGLIGAGGKLSQNRLSGLIFEGYTTLIRGVPDLVLMLLIFYGLQIALNTVTEAMGVGQIDIDPMVAGIITLGFIYGAYFTETFRGAFMAVPKGHIEAATAFGFTRGQVFRRIMFPAMMRYALPGIGNNWQVILKSTALVSLLGLEDVVKATQLAGKSTWEPFYFAIVCGVIYLVFTTVSNGVLLFLERRYSVGVKRADL, from the coding sequence ATGTTGTATGGGTTTTCAGGTGTTATTTTACAGGGTGCGCTCGTCACGCTGGAGCTGGCTATCAGCTCTGTAGTGCTCGCTGTAATCATCGGTTTAATTGGCGCTGGCGGTAAGCTCTCACAAAATCGGCTTTCGGGCCTTATTTTCGAAGGGTACACCACGCTGATTCGAGGCGTGCCGGATTTAGTATTGATGCTGCTGATTTTCTACGGTTTGCAGATTGCGCTAAACACGGTGACGGAGGCGATGGGCGTCGGGCAGATTGATATCGATCCGATGGTCGCTGGTATTATTACTCTCGGTTTTATCTACGGTGCTTATTTTACCGAAACGTTCCGTGGCGCGTTTATGGCTGTGCCGAAAGGGCATATAGAGGCGGCGACGGCGTTCGGTTTTACTCGTGGGCAAGTGTTTCGGCGGATCATGTTTCCGGCGATGATGCGTTACGCCCTGCCAGGCATTGGCAACAACTGGCAGGTGATTCTCAAATCTACCGCTTTGGTTTCGTTACTCGGCCTGGAAGATGTGGTCAAAGCCACGCAACTGGCAGGCAAAAGTACCTGGGAACCGTTCTATTTCGCCATCGTCTGTGGCGTGATTTACCTGGTTTTCACCACCGTTTCCAATGGTGTGCTGCTGTTCCTTGAGCGCCGCTACTCCGTGGGTGTGAAGAGGGCTGACCTGTGA